The stretch of DNA TTTGTCAAGAACATTAACCGAGAGACTCTTCATAATATTTCACCCTTCGCTTAAAATGTATTCCTTAAATATAAATCTTGCGTTTTAATATTATATTTAAAAGAAAAGTTGTAGAATCAAAACCGGATTATTAGACGTAATGTTCAGGCAGCTTATAAATTGTGTAGGTCCCCAATGACTAGGAATGGTCACTAATTGAAATGCACATGGATAGCTATCCTCCAAATGTCCGCCGTGACAAAATGTGCATTTATAGGAAAGATCAGTTTCTCCAATAACTCAATTCTGGCTTAGAATCGTTACCATCAAAATGCATATATCTTAGTTTTTCCTTATGTGACTGGGATTCAAATGGATTTATTGATTTATTTTAATGGAAAATTTGTGCCAAAACAGGAGGCAAGAACCTCGATATACGACCACGGTTTTTTATACGGGGATGGTGTTTTTGAAGGTATCAGGGCGTACAACGGGAAGGTATTCAGGCTTGATGGCCATCTTGACAGGATGTACGACTCCGCCAAAGCGATAGATCTGAAGATAACGCTTTCAAAAGATGAGATGAAAAAAGCGATCATAGAAACCCTGAAAAAAAATAAGCTGAAAGATGCATACATCCGCCCAATCGTAACACGCGGAGATGGCGACCTGGGACTTGATCCCAGAAAATGTGCCACACCCAATATTTTCATAATCACACAGGAGTGGGGCGCCATGTACGGTGACCTCTATGAAAAAGGTCTAACTGCCGTCACAGTAGGTATAAGGAGAAACGCACCTGAGGCCCTCCCTCCGAACATCAAATCATTGAATTATCTGAACAATATTCTAGCCAAGATCGAAGCCAATGTAAAAGGCGGCGATGAAGCGATAATGGTCGATGTCCATGGAAATATCTCCGAAGGTTCAGGGGACAATATTTTTGTTGTGAAAAACGGCAGGATAATAACCCCTCCAGCCCTTAACAACCTTAGGGGAATAACAAGAGCGGCCGCAATAGAGCTAGCTCAAAAAGAGGGAATAGAAGTATCTGAAACCAACATGGGCCTGTTCGATATCTATACGGCAGACGAAGTTTTCGTAACGGGCACGGCAGCTGAGATCGCCCCCGTGACTAAAATAGATGGGCGTTCAATAGGGGAAGGCAGTCCGGGCAAGATTACCAAAAAATTGATGGCCGCATTCAAGGAACTTACAAAGAGAGAAGGTACACCGATCGCTTAGATTGCTTGAATCATTTCTCGGATGGAATACGTAACACATTTTACTGAGCATAATAATTAGAATGATGCGATAGGTTTTTGGTTATTGAGTTATATTATAAGTTTCAGAGGATATAAGAATGGCAGAATCTCCAAGAGAAACTGAAAAAGGGCTTAAGCTCAAAGCCAAAATGGTGAACACAGATGACTTGAACTACACATTTCAGGTTTATCCAGTCAATGTAGACTGGACATACTCAGAGCTTGAATCCGCGTATAGAATACTTGATTTCAAGTTTAAAAACGATTCTATGCGGCAAATCGTTCGTAATGTATTATTGAAATACAAAGAGCCATACTGCGACTCAATAAGAGTAGGGTCAAAAGAATATATCTTTGAAGTCCAAATCTCAAAAGGGATCGATACTGATAAACTCAAAGATATATTCACCCAGATAG from Candidatus Methanoperedens sp. encodes:
- the ilvE gene encoding branched-chain-amino-acid transaminase; amino-acid sequence: MDLLIYFNGKFVPKQEARTSIYDHGFLYGDGVFEGIRAYNGKVFRLDGHLDRMYDSAKAIDLKITLSKDEMKKAIIETLKKNKLKDAYIRPIVTRGDGDLGLDPRKCATPNIFIITQEWGAMYGDLYEKGLTAVTVGIRRNAPEALPPNIKSLNYLNNILAKIEANVKGGDEAIMVDVHGNISEGSGDNIFVVKNGRIITPPALNNLRGITRAAAIELAQKEGIEVSETNMGLFDIYTADEVFVTGTAAEIAPVTKIDGRSIGEGSPGKITKKLMAAFKELTKREGTPIA